One genomic region from Drosophila subpulchrella strain 33 F10 #4 breed RU33 chromosome 2R, RU_Dsub_v1.1 Primary Assembly, whole genome shotgun sequence encodes:
- the LOC119551010 gene encoding receptor expression-enhancing protein 1 → MCFFSCITRFLFFVYGTLGPAWHTYKTLNSGDEEFLAWAKYWIVYAFLVTIEVLADIFLSWLPLYMPTKFLLVLWIVLTAPSANVWIFDAILRPILAKRQEQIDHFLHQGKDKLLSDALSSMTNLLSRSQTVVLPFMTHLWSRSNSSLPNPVSSNDLVDATRGGGGGGIMASDDTDSASASVRTSPQNLSSGSSPVDSLMYVNGESEEIPVGISKATTQLRSDQSVNDLAKKSILSLQSSAILNRRVQRKPKIFKVSNDESATGISSKTKLNAQKDDFHDDVEDLLAKSRIEANGQEVRQQRQQANRRRL, encoded by the coding sequence ATGTGTTTCTTTAGCTGCATAACACGTTTCCTGTTCTTTGTTTATGGCACTTTGGGACCGGCTTGGCACACCTACAAGACACTCAACAGCGGAGACGAGGAGTTCCTGGCCTGGGCCAAGTACTGGATAGTCTACGCCTTTCTGGTCACCATCGAGGTGCTGGCGGATATCTTCTTGTCGTGGCTGCCGCTCTACATGCCCACCAAGTTCCTTCTGGTCCTGTGGATCGTGCTAACTGCTCCGTCGGCCAATGTTTGGATATTCGACGCCATCCTCCGTCCAATATTGGCCAAGCGACAGGAGCAGATCGATCACTTCTTGCACCAGGGCAAGGACAAACTACTGAGCGACGCCCTATCTTCGATGACAAATTTGTTATCCCGTAGTCAAACCGTTGTGCTGCCCTTTATGACCCATCTCTGGTCGAGGTCAAATAGCTCTCTGCCGAACCCTGTGAGTTCCAACGACTTGGTGGACGCCActagaggaggaggaggaggtggaatCATGGCTTCGGATGACACTGATTCGGCTTCCGCCTCGGTCCGCACATCCCCACAGAATCTGTCCAGTGGCTCCAGTCCCGTAGATAGCTTGATGTACGTCAACGGTGAGTCTGAAGAGATCCCGGTGGGCATTTCGAAGGCCACCACCCAGCTGCGCTCGGATCAATCCGTGAACGATCTGGCGAAGAAGAGCATCTTGTCACTGCAGTCATCCGCAATCCTTAATCGCCGAGTTCAGCgcaaaccaaaaatatttaaggtgtCTAACGATGAGTCTGCCACCGGTATTTCTTCGAAAACAAAGCTGAACGCTCAGAAAGACGACTTCCATGACGATGTTGAGGACCTGCTGGCCAAGTCGAGGATAGAGGCTAATGGCCAGGAAGTCCGTCAGCAACGTCAACAGGCCAACCGTCGCCGTCTCT